One segment of Bacillus sp. 2205SS5-2 DNA contains the following:
- a CDS encoding DNA-directed RNA polymerase subunit beta, producing the protein MTEKNIKQKATTREELKENKKPKKSVRIRLIPIWLRVIIVTLLVTASLAGGLMVGYGYLGDGKPTDVFHKSTWTHIGEIVTSDKQEDI; encoded by the coding sequence ATGACAGAGAAAAATATCAAACAAAAAGCGACAACACGAGAAGAGCTGAAAGAGAATAAGAAGCCCAAAAAATCCGTCCGTATTCGCTTAATTCCAATTTGGCTACGGGTAATTATTGTTACACTTTTAGTCACCGCTAGTCTTGCGGGTGGGCTAATGGTCGGGTATGGTTATTTGGGTGATGGAAAACCAACCGACGTTTTCCATAAATCCACTTGGACACATATCGGAGAAATCGTAACTAGTGATAAGCAAGAGGATATTTAA
- a CDS encoding sortase, with protein sequence MLRWSGLVLCFLGACFFLYALFSILSQHQQTNAALEEAKHSLSKAEFSSKTKQLADEENPIPRYQFTQGAIVGLLKLPVLNKELPIVEGTDEIDLEKGVGHLSSTKLPGQQDNIFLAGHRDTVFKGLGKLSIGDTLLVEMTSGTFEYVIIETFIVKEDDLSVTLPTSPNEMLTLSTCYPFAALSSTKERYIIRAEKKTKARNSPP encoded by the coding sequence ATGTTGCGATGGAGTGGTCTTGTTCTCTGTTTTCTTGGAGCATGTTTCTTTCTTTATGCCCTGTTTTCTATTTTATCGCAACATCAACAAACGAATGCCGCACTTGAAGAAGCTAAACATTCCTTATCGAAGGCTGAGTTCTCGTCTAAAACGAAACAGCTTGCGGATGAAGAGAACCCCATTCCTAGATACCAGTTTACTCAAGGGGCTATCGTGGGCCTTCTAAAACTTCCTGTTTTAAACAAAGAACTTCCAATCGTTGAGGGAACCGATGAAATCGATTTAGAAAAAGGTGTTGGACATTTATCCTCAACTAAATTGCCCGGACAACAAGATAATATTTTTTTAGCGGGACATCGTGATACGGTTTTTAAAGGTTTAGGCAAATTATCGATAGGAGATACATTATTGGTAGAAATGACGAGCGGAACATTCGAGTATGTGATTATAGAGACGTTCATTGTTAAGGAAGATGACCTCAGTGTCACGTTGCCAACTAGTCCAAATGAAATGCTCACTTTATCTACCTGCTACCCTTTTGCAGCTCTGTCTTCCACGAAAGAGCGCTATATTATTCGAGCAGAAAAAAAAACTAAGGCGAGGAATTCCCCGCCTTAG
- the fabZ gene encoding 3-hydroxyacyl-ACP dehydratase FabZ — MLDIQQIKEIIPHRYPFLLVDRITEIEEGVKAIGLKNVTANEEFFNGHFPEYPVMPGVLIVEALAQVGAVAMLKKEENKGRLAFFTGIDNCRFKRQVKPGDQLRLEVEMVRVRGSIGKGKGIATVDGELVCETEIMFALGEKQA; from the coding sequence ATGTTAGATATTCAACAAATAAAAGAAATTATTCCTCATCGTTATCCTTTTTTACTAGTGGATCGAATTACAGAAATCGAAGAAGGCGTAAAAGCGATCGGTTTAAAAAATGTAACCGCGAATGAAGAGTTTTTCAATGGACATTTTCCTGAGTATCCTGTGATGCCAGGTGTGCTGATTGTTGAAGCATTGGCTCAAGTTGGCGCAGTAGCGATGCTGAAAAAAGAGGAAAACAAAGGAAGACTCGCGTTTTTCACAGGTATTGATAACTGCCGATTTAAACGTCAAGTTAAACCAGGCGATCAACTACGTCTAGAAGTCGAAATGGTTCGTGTTCGAGGTAGTATCGGCAAAGGAAAAGGTATTGCAACGGTAGATGGAGAGCTTGTTTGTGAAACAGAAATCATGTTTGCGCTTGGAGAAAAACAAGCATAA
- a CDS encoding flagellar hook-basal body protein, whose translation MNRTMITATNTLNQLQKQMDIISNNVANVDTNGFKRRDASFTELLSQQFATQANLSQEAGRHTPVGVRQGTGAKLGAVQLVLTQGALQNTGRELDFSFSQKNQFLKILSQVNGEEEIAYTRNGALYLSPSGGEMLLVDANGNPVLNQNDEIISLPSDSTSFVLEDGGRLTVETPRGEEIIELGVVAVQQPQYLEQKGNNLYGLPTTLEVNQDKVLTDLIGAQRESIGLQQGFLEKSNVDLSKEMTDLITVQRSFQFQTKSISIADQMMGLVNGIR comes from the coding sequence GTGAATCGAACGATGATTACGGCAACGAATACGTTAAATCAGCTCCAAAAACAGATGGATATCATCTCGAATAATGTAGCCAATGTGGATACAAATGGCTTCAAACGAAGAGATGCGTCTTTTACAGAGTTACTCTCACAGCAGTTTGCAACGCAGGCGAACCTCTCCCAAGAAGCGGGTAGACACACCCCTGTTGGTGTTCGGCAAGGCACAGGGGCAAAATTAGGAGCAGTGCAACTAGTTCTCACTCAAGGAGCGTTGCAAAACACCGGACGAGAATTAGACTTTTCATTTTCTCAGAAAAATCAATTTTTGAAAATACTATCGCAAGTAAATGGGGAAGAGGAAATAGCTTATACTCGAAACGGAGCACTCTACTTATCACCCTCAGGTGGAGAAATGCTTTTAGTTGACGCAAACGGAAATCCAGTGTTAAATCAAAATGATGAGATTATTTCTCTTCCTAGTGACAGTACCTCATTCGTTTTAGAGGACGGAGGAAGACTGACGGTAGAAACCCCAAGAGGTGAAGAAATAATTGAACTTGGGGTAGTCGCGGTACAACAGCCACAATATTTAGAGCAAAAAGGAAATAATTTATATGGTTTGCCAACTACACTTGAAGTGAATCAAGACAAAGTTCTAACTGATTTAATCGGTGCACAACGAGAGAGCATCGGGTTACAACAGGGATTCCTTGAGAAGTCTAATGTCGATTTATCGAAGGAAATGACTGATTTGATTACCGTTCAGCGTTCATTCCAATTTCAAACAAAATCAATATCCATTGCTGACCAAATGATGGGACTCGTGAATGGTATTCGTTAA
- a CDS encoding helix-turn-helix domain-containing protein, producing the protein MIGEKIREIREERGISINELSLNANVSKSYISSIERGLQKNPSLKILKQIADALRIPIDEFIKTEEVHEGNYLDKVWLSLLSDAVRSGLTKREFMQFTRLMRYKREEKA; encoded by the coding sequence ATGATTGGAGAAAAAATCAGAGAAATAAGAGAAGAGCGAGGAATCTCCATCAATGAGCTATCATTAAATGCAAACGTTTCTAAATCCTATATTAGTTCGATTGAGAGAGGACTTCAAAAAAACCCTTCGCTAAAGATCCTTAAACAAATAGCTGATGCGCTAAGGATACCAATCGATGAATTCATAAAAACAGAAGAAGTTCATGAGGGAAATTATTTAGACAAAGTGTGGTTATCTTTGCTTTCTGATGCTGTTAGGAGTGGATTAACAAAGAGAGAATTTATGCAGTTTACTAGATTAATGCGCTATAAAAGAGAGGAGAAAGCTTAA